The Christiangramia flava JLT2011 region AATGTAGTAAGTGCTGATCCCAGCTATATGTCTTTAGTAGCCGTTGCTGAAGCTGCCGGTGGAAGCTGGAAAAGCGTAAAGCTAACTTCAGATTATCAGCATGACCTCGATGCGATGGAGGCTGCAATCGATGCAGATACCAAGCTAGTATATATTACCAATCCTAACAATCCAACGGCTACCATCACCGATACGGAGAAAATGAAAGACTTCTGCAGGCGTGTTTCCAAGAAGGTTCCGGTTTTTATCGATGAAGCCTATATCGAATTATCCGACGGCGGAATGGCGAACAGTATGGCGCCACTGGTTGTCGATAATGAGAATATTCTCGTTTCAAGAACATTTTCAAAGATCCACGGAATGGCTGGTTTGCGAATTGGCTACACGATTGGGAAAGCGGAAACACTGGAGATGATCAACCAGATCACTCGCGGCGGAATGGGGATCACAGGGCCTTCAATCGCTGCGGCTTCAGCCAGTATGGACGATACCGAATTCCTGGCCTACTGCAGAACAAAACTCGTGGATGCGCGAAAGTATTTCACCAGCTATCTGGATAGCCGAAACATCAGCTATATGCCTTCACAAACCAATTTCGTGATCTTCCCAATTGAGGTTGCCGGCGACGAATTTCTCAGTAAGGTTTACGAAAGGGATATGGCGGTTCGTGCTTTTAAATTCTGGGATCAGGACTGGTGCCGTGTGAGTATGGGAAAAATGGAAGAAATGGAACTGTTTACCGGAGCGCTGAACGAGATACTGGTTTAACTCGTAATCGTAATTTATGGATGTAAGCCTTCAAAAAACAGTTGGATTTCTAGTATTCATCGGGATTGGGCTGCTTTTAAAAGTTAAATTCCGACAAAAAGAGGAAACGACGGGGATCAAAAAGATCATTTTGAACCTGGCACTTCCGGCCACCATCTTTATTGCACTTCTCAGCGTAGAGTTGAAGAAAGAACTTTTTCTATTGCCTTTTCTTGCCCTTATTTTAAACCTGTTATTATTCTTTATTTTTCCATTTTTATTGCCTTTGTGCGGAATCAAAAAAGACACTTCGGAATACCGAACGGCCTCTCTTTTGATTCCTTCACTGGCCCCCGGTTTATCGGCTTTTCCCTTCATCCTGGAATATTTAGGTGATGGGGCGCTTGCGAAAGCGGCAATGGCCGATCTGGGAAACAAGGTATTCGTGTTGATCATTCTTTATATCGTGGCAATGAACTGGTTCTATAAGGTTCATGGCGCCAGTTCCAGTCTGCATATTTCAAAGATCAGGGATCTTCTGAAGGTGTTGATAGCAGAACCTGTCAATCTTTTTATCATCGCCGCATTGATCTTGCTGGGTTTTGGTTACCATCTGGAAAATCTGCCGGTTGTTTTTTCAGAAACATTAAAAAGATTAAGCCTGCTCATGACGCCACTGGTCCTCTTGTTTATCGGTCTGGCTGTGTCGATCAAAAAAGGGCAGTTTCAGAAGATCTTTAGTATGCTGATGCTCCGCGCCGGCGTGGTAATCCTGATCAGCACCCTATTCATTAGCCTGGGGAATATTAGTTTTGGGACAGACCGGTTGATCGTCCTGGCATTTTCTTTAAGTGCCTGCAGTTTCTGGCCGTTTGCGCACATTGCGGCTATAGGTTCGAGAGAGCAGCAGGAAGGCAGGAAATTCAAAACCTTCAGCAATACGCTTGCGATCAATATCCTCGCGCTTTCCTTTCCGATGTCTATTATCCTGATCCTGGGAATGTTCAGCTTTGGAAATACGATCACCAAATTGCCCGTTTTGGTACTGATTTCCGTCAGTCTTATTTTCTTCGGAATCGCTCCCGGACTTTTTCAGAAATGGAGATATTCCAACAAAAAAAATCTGGTCGAGAAAAAATACCGACCAGATTTTAAAAACGCGAATGCCGAAGCTTAATTCTTATTGATTGTTCTTCGTCGTATCTGTTTTCTTTTTAGAATTTTTCAAAATGCCTCCAAGTATATTTTTCGCCGCATTTTGAACCTGTTCCTGCTGAGATCGATTAATGGAATCCCGTTTCGTCGTACTCTTAGGTTGCGTTCCGGTAGAATCCTGTTTTACGATCGTCGTATCGCCTGATTTATTCTGAGTTTGTTTGTTAATGGCACCGCTAATAATGTTGCCCAAGGCATCCTTGCCTTTTTCTTTTAACTCCTCTTTTTGCTCGGCAACGATCTTTTGCGTTAAGCTATTAACTGCCTGCTGCATATTCAGGTTGATCTGCGGATTCTGAAAGGTACCGGTCAAACCAATAGGTAATTCCACTTCCATTTGCTGAAGGTCGCTACCACTTAGTTTGCTCAAAGTGCCACCAACCTGTGAACCAAGATATTTTGCTGGCACGTCCAGGTTGAGGTTGTAATTCATCGTGTTGTCAAAACCATGCGAGCCGCCAATCTGGATATTAATATCTTTAATATTGAAATCGAAAGGAGCAATGTTCACCTTTCCGTTCTCGAAAGTGAGCTGTGTTTTTAAATTATTGAGATCAATATCGTTTAGATTAATGAAATTTAATTTACTGTCTAAATTGGCCAATAAAGGAGATTTCGAGACATCGATATCTGCTGTGAGTAATTGGGCCAGCGCATTCCCGGCCAGGCTGGTTAGTTGCGGAGTTAGATCCTCGTTGAGATTTCCTTTCAGGTTCAACGTAGATTGTAGCTTACCCTGAAGCGCCTTGGCAATTGGAGCCATTCCTTGTAGCATTTCCATTCCGTTAAATGAGGATGCAATATCAAGAGCATTGAGATCCAGTTTCATTTCAAATGTTGGGGTCTGATTTTTGGTAGAAACCATTCCATCAAGTCCAATGCTTCCGTTGAAGATATTGGTGCTGATGTTTTTCAGGCTTGCCGTTTCATCTCGAATAACTAGGACGCCTTTCGCATTGTCTAGTTCCAGGTTATCGTAATACACTTTCCTGGCGTTGAATGCCAGTTCCATATCCAGGAATGATGGGATTTTTACAGCCTCTTTACCGGTGGGCTGAGAAACGGTTTTTTCTTCACCACCTTCCGTAGTTTTTACTTCTTTGGTTTCGGCAACCATAAAATCGTTGACTGCGAAAGTATTCGATTGAACCTTGAAATTACCTTTCAATTGCTGATCGGTGAACAGAAAACCCATCAAATTCTGAAGGCTACCCGATGCTTGTATATCAGTTCTGCCAGTAGTCAATTTTAGGTCAGGTACCTGGGCATTTCCCTGGTTAAAGTTCATATTCGCATTGGCGATCTTTACTTCATTTGGAATTTCAGGAGACTTATAGCTGAAATTTTTGATAGAAGCTGTACCACTACTGTTCACATTCTGATATTGTTCTTTTTCAATGGAATTCATATCAAAACTGGTCTGAACATCAGCAGTCAGGATTCCGTTGAGGTCCTGTTCCAGTTCTAATGGATAAGCCTGGCTCAAATTGGCAAGGTTGATCGTTCCATTCACATCCAGGTTCACCAGCATATTATCAGTTAGATTACTGATCTTTCCTTTGGTATTAAAGCGATCCTGCTCGATTCTGAAAGTGGCGTTGTTGATATTGACGTAAGTGCCTTCGGCTAAACCAGATTCATTGACGATTTGCATGTCCAGGTTGATATCCTGTACGCTTTTTGGCAAATCCGGATATTTAAAAGAGGCATTACTGGAAGTGATCTCCACATCCATTTTTGGAATGTAAGTATCATCAACTACCCCGAAAAGTCTACCATTCACCACGAAATCGCCATTAGTATCCACATTTTCGATATTCTTGGCATAGGTTTCCGGAATAACCGCCAGGAAATTCTTGAAATCTGAAGAAGGGGTTTTAAAGCTCAGGTCCAGCTCGTTATTCTCTTCATTGACCTGCACGTATCCATCAAAAGTGAGCGGTAATTGGTTGATTTTAGCTTCATTTTTCAGAAAAGTATAGCGCATTTTGTCCAAATCCATATCAAGAACTGCATCAAGACTGACTTTGTGGTTGTTCAGATAGTTCACACCATCATAATCCAGCGCTACATTGGCTTCAGAATGAGTGTCTAATTCTGATTGATCCAGGGAAAAATCCCCAGTTCCATCATGATTCAGATTGGTGACATCAAGCGCGATCTTTCCTTTTTCATCTATATATTTCACGCGGGAATTATTGATCTCATAATGTTTCAGATCCAGGCTAAATCCGGCACTCGCGGTATCTGAAGCTACCGTAGTCGTATCTTGTTTCGCGATGTCGTAATTTGCTCTTCCGAGGGAATCAACATGAATATTGACGTAGGCATTATTGAATTTTAACTGATCGATCTTTTTAGGTTCATCAGCGCTTTTGAATAATTCTTTTACTGACATTTCCAGGATCACCTCGTCGCTCGTGGCCAGCGTATCGCCTTTAAACGGTTCGTTGTTCACAATGCTCAGATCGTCTATGACCAGAGTTGCCTGGGGAAAACTTCGGAACATCGAAAGATCAACATCGGCAAATGCTACCTGTGCATTTACATTGTTATTGATGGTCTTCCGCAGAAGATCCTTCAGTTGAGATTCAAATACAAATGGTGCGGAAACCAGTAATATGATGATTACCAGAATCGCAAAACCTACAATTTTTAAAGCCTTTTTCATAGTTAGTCAAACTTTAATTCTTCCGCGGGTTTTAGTCCGAAGACCTTTCGGAATACATACACCGCGAGATATAAAAAGGGAGTATCACAAATGGCGATCAGCACTTTGAATAGAAATCCGCTCAGTAGCAGTCCGCCAAATAACTCCCAATCGATCTTTCCGAAACTACAGAGCAAAAACAGGACCGAAAAGGTATCCACGAACTGGGACAGGAACGTGGAAAAATTATTCCTGATCCATAAATGTTTCCCCTTGGTGATATTTTTCCAGAAATGAAATAGCTGAATATCGATGTATTGCGCCAGTAAATAGGCGGCCATAGATGCGAACACGGCGATCGCGGTCGCGCCAAACACCTTCCTGAAAAGCTCGTCTCCAATTGGAGACCACTCGGTTGCCGGTACAGCTTCTGAAGTATAAACGATCAATAATGAAAAGAACGACGCGAAAATTCCTGTTGTTACGACCTGGTTTGCCTTTTTCTTTCCGTAGATCTCGCTGATGATATCAGTAATGAGAAAGGTCACGGGATAGGGCAGAATTCCAACCGAAATCTCAAAAGTGTAGATTCCGAAGAAATCCCAGTAAAAAAACTTTTGAAAGATCAGGTTCGAAACGACCAGAGATGTAATGAACAGCGCGCTGAGGATCATATAAACGTTCTGAGCCCAGCCCTTTTTTTTCAGG contains the following coding sequences:
- a CDS encoding pyridoxal phosphate-dependent aminotransferase, producing MQNLSNTRRDWIKKSLLSIGAVAVAPQVVWSNRVENALTTKSKFLFHNNHFNEYTPPKFPDLDNLKARLMWNENPYGPSEMAAEAFQKEVFNGNHYNWKSLGQLTSKIAKMEGVKPEQVMMGPGSSDLLEKTALVFFQHGGNVVSADPSYMSLVAVAEAAGGSWKSVKLTSDYQHDLDAMEAAIDADTKLVYITNPNNPTATITDTEKMKDFCRRVSKKVPVFIDEAYIELSDGGMANSMAPLVVDNENILVSRTFSKIHGMAGLRIGYTIGKAETLEMINQITRGGMGITGPSIAAASASMDDTEFLAYCRTKLVDARKYFTSYLDSRNISYMPSQTNFVIFPIEVAGDEFLSKVYERDMAVRAFKFWDQDWCRVSMGKMEEMELFTGALNEILV
- a CDS encoding permease, whose amino-acid sequence is MDVSLQKTVGFLVFIGIGLLLKVKFRQKEETTGIKKIILNLALPATIFIALLSVELKKELFLLPFLALILNLLLFFIFPFLLPLCGIKKDTSEYRTASLLIPSLAPGLSAFPFILEYLGDGALAKAAMADLGNKVFVLIILYIVAMNWFYKVHGASSSLHISKIRDLLKVLIAEPVNLFIIAALILLGFGYHLENLPVVFSETLKRLSLLMTPLVLLFIGLAVSIKKGQFQKIFSMLMLRAGVVILISTLFISLGNISFGTDRLIVLAFSLSACSFWPFAHIAAIGSREQQEGRKFKTFSNTLAINILALSFPMSIILILGMFSFGNTITKLPVLVLISVSLIFFGIAPGLFQKWRYSNKKNLVEKKYRPDFKNANAEA
- a CDS encoding AsmA-like C-terminal region-containing protein, whose translation is MKKALKIVGFAILVIIILLVSAPFVFESQLKDLLRKTINNNVNAQVAFADVDLSMFRSFPQATLVIDDLSIVNNEPFKGDTLATSDEVILEMSVKELFKSADEPKKIDQLKFNNAYVNIHVDSLGRANYDIAKQDTTTVASDTASAGFSLDLKHYEINNSRVKYIDEKGKIALDVTNLNHDGTGDFSLDQSELDTHSEANVALDYDGVNYLNNHKVSLDAVLDMDLDKMRYTFLKNEAKINQLPLTFDGYVQVNEENNELDLSFKTPSSDFKNFLAVIPETYAKNIENVDTNGDFVVNGRLFGVVDDTYIPKMDVEITSSNASFKYPDLPKSVQDINLDMQIVNESGLAEGTYVNINNATFRIEQDRFNTKGKISNLTDNMLVNLDVNGTINLANLSQAYPLELEQDLNGILTADVQTSFDMNSIEKEQYQNVNSSGTASIKNFSYKSPEIPNEVKIANANMNFNQGNAQVPDLKLTTGRTDIQASGSLQNLMGFLFTDQQLKGNFKVQSNTFAVNDFMVAETKEVKTTEGGEEKTVSQPTGKEAVKIPSFLDMELAFNARKVYYDNLELDNAKGVLVIRDETASLKNISTNIFNGSIGLDGMVSTKNQTPTFEMKLDLNALDIASSFNGMEMLQGMAPIAKALQGKLQSTLNLKGNLNEDLTPQLTSLAGNALAQLLTADIDVSKSPLLANLDSKLNFINLNDIDLNNLKTQLTFENGKVNIAPFDFNIKDINIQIGGSHGFDNTMNYNLNLDVPAKYLGSQVGGTLSKLSGSDLQQMEVELPIGLTGTFQNPQINLNMQQAVNSLTQKIVAEQKEELKEKGKDALGNIISGAINKQTQNKSGDTTIVKQDSTGTQPKSTTKRDSINRSQQEQVQNAAKNILGGILKNSKKKTDTTKNNQ
- a CDS encoding queuosine precursor transporter, translating into MILSALFITSLVVSNLIFQKFFYWDFFGIYTFEISVGILPYPVTFLITDIISEIYGKKKANQVVTTGIFASFFSLLIVYTSEAVPATEWSPIGDELFRKVFGATAIAVFASMAAYLLAQYIDIQLFHFWKNITKGKHLWIRNNFSTFLSQFVDTFSVLFLLCSFGKIDWELFGGLLLSGFLFKVLIAICDTPFLYLAVYVFRKVFGLKPAEELKFD